Proteins encoded together in one Pseudorca crassidens isolate mPseCra1 chromosome 17, mPseCra1.hap1, whole genome shotgun sequence window:
- the ESRP1 gene encoding epithelial splicing regulatory protein 1 isoform X5: MTASPDYLVVLFGITAGATGAKLGSDEKELILLLWKVVDLANKKVGQLHEVLVRPDQLELTEDCKEETKIDAESLSSAPQLDQALRQFNQSVSNELNIGVGTSFCLCTDGQLHVRQILHPEASKKNVLLPECFYSFFDLRKEFKKCCPGSPDIDKLDVAAMTECLNFEKNSSASRYGACQVEDMGNIILAMISDPYNHRFSDPERVNYKFESGTCSKMELIDDNTVVRARGLPWQSSDQDIARFFKGLNIAKGGAALCLNAQGRRNGEALVRFVSEEHRDLALQRHKHHMGTRYIEVYKATGEDFLKIAGGTSNEVAQFLSKENQVIVRMRGLPFTATADEVVAFFGQHCPITGGKEGILFVTYPDGRPTGDAFVLFACEEYAQNALRKHKDLLGKRYIELFRSTAAEVQQVLNRFSSAPLIPLPTPPIIPVLPQQFVPPTNIRDCIRLRGLPYAATIEDILDFLGEFSTDIRTHGVHMVLNHQGRPSGDAFIQMKSADRAFMAAQKCHKKTMKDRYVEVFQCSAEEMNFVLMGGTLNRNGLSPPPCKLPCLSPPSYTFPAPAAVIPPEAAIYQPSVLLNPRALQPSTAYYPAGTQLFMNYTAYYPSV, encoded by the exons ATGACGGCGTCTCCGGATTACTTGGTGGTGCTTTTTGGAATCACTGCTGGGGCCACCGGGGCCAAGCTGGGCTCGGATGAGAAGGAGCTGATCCTGCTGTTATGGAAAGTCGTGGATCTGGCCAACAAGAAG GTGGGACAGTTGCACGAAGTACTAGTTAGACCGGATCAGTTGGAGCTGACGGAGGATTGTAAAGAAGAAACTAAGATCGACGCCGAGAGCCTGTCCTCGGCGCCGCAGCTGGACCAAGCCCTCCGACAG ttTAACCAGTCAGTGAGCAATGAGCTGAATATTGGGGTAGGAACCTCCTTCTGTCTCTGTACTGATGGGCAGCTTCATGTCAGGCAAATCCTGCATCCTGAGGCTTCCAAGAAG AATGTATTATTGCCTGAATGCTTCTATTCCTTTTTTGATCTTCGGAAAGAGTTTAAGAAGTGTTGCCCTGGTTCACCTGATATTGATAAACTGGATGTTGCAGCAATGACAGAGT GTTTAAATTTCGAGAAGAATAGTTCAGCCTCCCGGTATGGAGCCTGTCAAGTTGAAGATATGGGAAATATAATTTTAGCAATGATTTCAGACCCTTATA ATCACAGGTTTTCAGATCCAGAAAGAGTAAATTACAAATTTGAAAGTGGCACTTG CAGCAAGATGGAACTTATTGATGACAACACAGTAGTCAGGGCACGAGGTTTGCCATGGCAGTCTTCGGATCAAGATATTGCAAGATTCTTCAAAGGACTCAATATTGCCAA GGGAGGTGCAGCACTTTGTCTGAATGCCCAGGGTCGAAGGAACGGAGAAGCTCTGGTTAGATTTGTGAGTGAGGAGCACAGAGACCTAGCACTCCAGAGGCACAAACATCACATGGGGACCCGGTACATTGAG gTTTACAAAGCAACAGGTGaagattttcttaaaattgctGGCG GTACATCCAATGAGGTCGCCCAGTTTCTCTCCAAGGAAAACCAAGTCATTGTCCGCATGCGGGGGCTCCCGTTCACGGCCACAGctgatgaagtggtggccttctTTGGACAGCATTGCCCCATCACTGGGGGGAAGGAAGGCATCCTCTTTGTTACGTACCCAGATGGTAGGCCAACAGGGGACGCTTTTGTCCTCTTTGCTTGTGAGGAATATGCACAGAACGCATTGAGGAAGCATAAGGACTTGTTGGGTAAAAGATACATTGAACTCTTCAGGAGCACAGCAGCTGAAGTTCAGCAG GTGCTGAATCGATTCTCCTCGGCCCCTCTCATTCCACTTCCAACCCCTCCCATTATTCCAGTACTACCTCAGCAATTTGTGCCCCCTACAAACATTAGAGACTGTATACGCCTTCGAGGTCTTCCCTATGCAGCCACAATTGAGGATATCCTGGACTTTCTGGGGGAATTTTCCACCGATATTCGGACTCATGGGGTCCACATGGTATTGAATCACCAG GGACGCCCATCAGGAGATGCCTTTATCCAGATGAAGTCTGCGGACAGAGCATTTATGGCTGCACAGAAGTGTCATAAAAAAACCATGAAGGacagatatgttgaagtctttcAGTGTTCAGCTGAGGAGATGAACTTTGTGTTAATGGGGGGCACTTTAAATCGAAATGGCTTATCCCCACCGCCATGTAAGTTACCAT